A genomic window from Lagopus muta isolate bLagMut1 unplaced genomic scaffold, bLagMut1 primary scaffold_114, whole genome shotgun sequence includes:
- the LOC125687605 gene encoding neurogenic locus notch homolog protein 3-like, protein MVGGCRTQFLQNSCKDFHCEAGTECRMLNGQPRCVPLPSCKNTRCGAGTECRMVQGSPQCIALPSCKNTQCDAGTECKMVHGSPQCIPLPSCKNTQCEAGTECRMVQGSPQCIALPSCKNTQCDAGTECKMVHGSPQCIPLPSCKNTQCEAGTECRMVHGSPQCIPLPSCKNTRCGAGTECRMIQGSPQCIALPSCKNTQCDAGTECRMVQGSPQCVPLPSCKNTRCEAGTECRMIHGSPQCIPLPSCKNTQCGAGTECRMVQGSPQCIPLPSCKNTRCGAGTECRMVQGSPQCIPLPSCKNTQCEAGTECRMVQGSPQCIPLPSCKNTRCGAGTECRMVQGSPQCIPLPSCKNTRCGAGTECKMVHGSPQCIPLPSCKNTRCGAGTECKMVHGSPQCIALPSCKNTRCEAGTECRMVHGSPQCIPLPSCKNTRCGAGTECRMVLGSPQCVPLPSCKNTRCEVGTECKMVHGSPQCIPLPSCKSTRCGAGTRCKMVDGVPKCVPLPSCNNFHCDTGTACRMVAGWPQCVPLPSCKSTRCGAGTRCKMVDGVPKCVPLPSCKNFPCKAGTRCRMAGGWPQCVPIPSCRMFPCKEGTRCQMVAGKPRCIPKPSCRHLSCGEGTRCKMVDDWPRCVHASPSCRDIRCQKGTRCQMVEGWPKCVHKLLLRRELRPLSCNDVPCESGTECRMEGGSPRCVPSKTSPTQPSCRVHCPKRTTCQMRDGWPHCVHPTPSCSSIQCQKGTECQIINGWPRCVQSKASQGQPCQDFPCPKGTSCKVTDGQPHCVHNPPSCHDIQCQKGTVCHMVNDWPWCGPTKAPHVLNVQKAPSCDDIHCQKGMVCKMLEGWPKCVGPVPSCGDIHCSPGTECKMVNGWPKCAHEPLSCSNIQCKKGSTCQMVDGWPRCVQIKVTPRQPSCSDLHCPKGTTCKMMDGHPQCVHDQPSCSDIQCHKGTTCQMVDGWPRCVQIKLTPRQPSCSDIQCSKGTTCKMVDGHPQCVHDQPSCSDIQCQKGTTCQMVDGWPRCVQIKLTPRQPSCSDIHCPKGTTCKMVDGHPQCVHDQPSCSDIQCQKGTTCQMVDGWPRCVQIKLTPRQPSCSDIQCSKGTTCKMVDGHPQCVQNQPSCSDIQCQKGTTCQMVDGWPRCVQIKVTPRDHV, encoded by the exons ATGGTGGGTGGGTGCAGAACTCAGTTCCTGCAGAACTCATGCAAGGATTTCCATTGTGAAGCAGGAACAGAATGCAGGATGCTGAACGGGCAGCCCAGATGCGTCCCGCTGCCTTCCTGCAAGAACACCCGGTGTGGAGCAGGAACAGAATGCAGGATGGTGCAAGGCTCACCCCAGTGCATTGCATTGCCTTCATGCAAGAACACCCAATGTGATGCTGGAACAGAGTGCAAGATGGTCCATGGGTCTCCGCAATGCATCCCTCTGCCTTCGTGCAAGAACACCCAATGTGAAGCAGGAACAGAGTGCAGGATGGTGCAAGGCTCACCGCAGTGCATTGCATTGCCTTCATGCAAGAACACCCAATGTGATGCTGGAACAGAGTGCAAGATGGTCCATGGGTCTCCCCAGTGCATCCCTCTGCCTTCATGCAAGAACACCCAATGTGAAGCAGGAACAGAGTGCAGGATGGTGCATGGGTCTCCCCAATGCATCCCTCTGCCTTCGTGCAAAAATACCCGATGTGGTGCAGGAACAGAATGCAGGATGATCCAAGGCTCACCGCAGTGCATTGCATTGCCTTCGTGCAAGAACACCCAGTGTGATGCTGGAACGGAGTGCAGGATGGTGCAAGGCTCACCCCAGTGtgttcctcttccttcctgcaAAAACACCCGCTGTGAAGCAGGAACAGAGTGCAGGATGATCCATGGCTCACCCCAATGCATCCCGTTGCCTTCCTGCAAAAATACCCAGTGTGGAGCTGGTACAGAGTGCAGGATGGTGCAAGGCTCACCCCAGTGCATCCCTCTGCCTTCGTGCAAAAACACCCGTTGTGGTGCAGGAACAGAATGCAGGATGGTGCAAGGCTCACCGCAGTGCATCCCATTGCCTTCGTGCAAGAACACCCAATGTGAAGCAGGAACAGAATGCAGGATGGTGCAAGGGTCTCCACAATGCATCCCATTACCTTCATGCAAAAACACCCGTTGTGGTGCAGGAACAGAATGCAGGATGGTGCAAGGCTCACCCCAATGCATCCCATTGCCTTCGTGCAAGAACACCCGGTGTGGAGCAGGAACAGAATGCAAGATGGTGCATGGGTCTCCACAATGCATCCCGCTGCCTTCCTGCAAAAATACCCGTTGTGGAGCAGGAACAGAATGCAAGATGGTCCATGGGTCACCCCAGTGCATTGCATTGCCTTCATGCAAGAACACCCGTTGTGAAGCAGGAACAGAATGCAGGATGGTGCATGGCTCACCCCAATGCATCCCATTGCCTTCCTGCAAAAACACCCGTTGTGGAGCAGGAACAGAATGCAGGATGGTCCTTGGGTCACCCCAATGCGTCCCACTGCCCTCCTGCAAAAACACCCGTTGCGAAGTAGGAACAGAATGCAAGATGGTGCATGGGTCTCCACAGTGCATCCCTCTGCCCTCGTGCAAAAGCACCCGTTGCGGTGCAGGAACTCGATGCAAGATGGTGGACGGGGTCCCCAAATGCGTCCCGTTGCCTTCCTGCAACAACTTCCACTGTGATACGGGAACAGCGTGCAGGATGGTGGCCGGGTGGCCCCAGTGCGTCCCATTGCCTTCCTGTAAAAGCACCCGTTGCGGAGCAGGAACTCGATGCAAGATGGTGGACGGGGTCCCCAAATGCGTCCCGTTGCCGTCGTGCAAGAATTTCCCCTGCAAGGCCGGAACGCGATGCAGGATGGCGGGAGGGTGGCCGCAGTGCGTCCCCATCCCGTCGTGTCGGATGTTCCCCTGCAAGGAAGGGACTCGGTGCCAGATGGTGGCTGGGAAACCAcgctgcatccccaaaccttCGTGCCGTCACCTCAGCTGCGGGGAGGGCACGCGGTGCAAGATGGTGGACGATTGGCCGCGCTGCGTCCACGCTTCGCCGAGCTGCCGGGATATCCGGTGCCAGAAGGGGACCCGTTGCCAAATGGTGGAAGGGTGGCCCAAATGCGTTCACAAGTTGCTCCTCCGGAGGGAATTGCGTCCTCTCTCGTGCAATGACGTCCCTTGTGAGAGCGGGACGGAGTGCAGGATGGAGGGAGGTTCGCCACGGTGCGTCCCAAGCAAGACGTCCCCAACGCAGCCATCTTGCAGAGTGCATTGCCCCAAAAGGACCACGTGCCAGATGAGAGATGGCTGGCCCCACTGCGTCCACCCCAcaccctcctgcagctccatccaGTGCCAGAAAGGAACGGAGTGCCAAATAATCAACGGTTGGCCACGGTGCGTCCAAAGTAAAGCATCCCAAGGACAACCGTGCCAGGATTTCCCCTGTCCTAAAGGGACTTCGTGCAAGGTGACCGATGGCCAACCCCACTGCGTCCACAACCCGCCCTCCTGCCACGACATCCAGTGCCAGAAAGGGACTGTGTGCCACATGGTCAACGATTGGCCTTGGTGTGGTCCCACCAAGGCGCCCCACGTCCTGAATGTCCAGAAAGCTCCGTCCTGTGACGATATCCATTGCCAGAAGGGGATGGTATGCAAAATGCTGGAGGGTTGGCCCAAATGCGTCGGCCCCGTGCCGTCGTGTGGGGACATCCACTGCTCCCCGGGCACCGAGTGCAAGATGGTCAACGGTTGGCCAAAATGTGCTCACGAACCGCTTTCCTGCAGCAACATCCAGTGCAAGAAGGGGAGCACGTGTCAGATGGTGGATGGTTGGCCACGCTGCGTCCAAATCAAG GTGACACCaaggcagccttcctgcagtgaCCTTCATTGTCCTAAAGGCACCACGTGTAAGATGATGGATGGACATCCTCAGTGTGTCCATgaccagcccagctgcagtgacATCCAGTGTCATAAGGGAACCACGTGTCAGATGGTGGATGGTTGGCCACGCTGCGTCCAAATCAAGCTGACACCaaggcagccttcctgcagtgaTATTCAATGTTCCAAAGGCACCACGTGTAAGATGGTGGATGGACATCCTCAGTGTGTTCATgaccagcccagctgcagtgacATCCAGTGCCAGAAAGGAACCACGTGTCAGATGGTGGATGGTTGGCCACGCTGTGTCCAAATCAAG CTGACACCaaggcagccttcctgcagtgaCATCCACTGTCCTAAAGGGACCACATGTAAGATGGTAGATGGACATCCTCAGTGTGTCCATgaccagcccagctgcagtgacATCCAGTGCCAGAAAGGAACCACGTGTCAGATGGTGGATGGTTGGCCACGCTGCGTCCAAATCAAG CTGACACCaaggcagccttcctgcagtgaTATTCAATGTTCCAAAGGCACCACGTGTAAGATGGTGGATGGACATCCGCAGTGTGTTCAAaaccagcccagctgcagtgacATCCAGTGTCAAAAAGGAACCACGTGTCAGATGGTGGATGGTTGGCCACGTTGTGTCCAAATCAAGGTGACACCAAG GGACCACGTGTAA